The following are from one region of the Streptococcus sp. 1643 genome:
- a CDS encoding Imm43 family immunity protein, which produces MKKLLVWGYALQSMDKAEKMGLPRVSSGAVGISEKFNPKKTHPDFDFPWSWFVKGQEIPPMPEKVYVCLKKARGVTFDFLPYNDFFIMSARFLEFIKKYGFDHDFGMSKAIIVNTKGELLTNEIYYLVRIVDWEIQDEIVYPDLALDEDDYSLEAYTNSDKDILLSSNYNYSGAFMVSENLKEKILENFSLPFLYSLEEWKELNNSDFYWD; this is translated from the coding sequence ATGAAAAAATTACTAGTATGGGGATATGCCCTACAAAGCATGGATAAAGCAGAAAAAATGGGGTTGCCACGAGTAAGTAGTGGGGCTGTGGGTATATCAGAGAAGTTTAACCCTAAGAAAACGCATCCTGATTTTGACTTTCCATGGAGTTGGTTCGTAAAGGGACAAGAAATTCCTCCAATGCCTGAAAAGGTTTATGTCTGCTTAAAGAAAGCAAGAGGTGTTACTTTTGATTTTCTTCCATATAATGATTTCTTTATCATGTCAGCACGTTTTTTGGAATTTATAAAAAAATATGGGTTTGATCATGATTTTGGAATGAGTAAAGCAATTATTGTCAATACAAAAGGTGAGTTATTGACGAATGAAATCTATTATTTGGTAAGAATAGTTGATTGGGAAATTCAGGATGAAATTGTTTACCCAGATTTAGCATTAGATGAAGATGATTATTCACTGGAGGCATATACTAATTCAGATAAGGATATTTTATTGTCTTCCAATTATAATTATTCAGGAGCATTTATGGTGTCAGAAAATTTAAAAGAAAAAATATTGGAAAACTTTTCTTTGCCTTTTCTTTATTCTTTGGAAGAGTGGAAGGAATTAAATAATTCAGACTTTTATTGGGATTAA
- a CDS encoding SMI1/KNR4 family protein, which yields MKELSSIERNLNILFPQSYKNTLDKFKSFMEIEFKDYEIDLFNNNLLFDELNSFPRWNYMEYLVETNKKKQKAENIVQRHDSTEFVDSERVKKGFMFGTSSDGGRLYFDLDDHLSIWEYWLDDGSIGKVADTFDEILEYGKIIDFE from the coding sequence ATGAAAGAATTATCAAGCATAGAAAGAAATTTAAACATCTTATTTCCTCAGTCATATAAAAATACCCTTGATAAATTCAAGTCGTTTATGGAAATAGAATTTAAAGATTATGAAATTGATTTATTTAATAATAATTTATTGTTTGACGAGTTGAATTCTTTTCCAAGATGGAATTATATGGAATATTTAGTTGAAACCAACAAGAAAAAACAAAAGGCAGAAAATATTGTACAAAGGCATGACTCCACAGAATTTGTAGACTCTGAACGCGTAAAGAAAGGTTTTATGTTTGGAACTTCTTCAGATGGAGGACGCTTATATTTCGATTTAGATGATCATCTATCAATATGGGAATATTGGCTAGATGATGGAAGTATTGGAAAAGTAGCAGATACTTTTGATGAAATTCTTGAATATGGAAAAATTATAGATTTTGAGTAA
- the imm45 gene encoding Imm45 family immunity protein: MQKLLNYHGDLAHGTVFRFPGSYPHEKYVDLMLVEFPDSDRKFGLVVSTGHKAGLILIKFPKEAESNHFAGIDRQWVINNWNKWIYETCNIDDVYVIQNYPIPDID, translated from the coding sequence ATGCAGAAATTATTGAATTATCATGGTGATTTGGCGCATGGTACTGTTTTTAGATTTCCAGGCTCATATCCACATGAAAAATATGTTGATCTGATGTTAGTTGAATTTCCAGATAGTGATAGAAAATTTGGCCTTGTTGTATCTACTGGTCACAAAGCGGGATTGATTTTAATTAAATTTCCAAAGGAAGCTGAATCAAATCACTTTGCAGGAATAGATAGACAATGGGTAATAAATAACTGGAATAAATGGATATATGAGACTTGTAACATTGATGATGTCTATGTAATTCAAAACTACCCAATTCCTGATATTGATTAA
- a CDS encoding RHS repeat-associated core domain-containing protein, with protein sequence MRYYEPEAGRFVNQDPIGLWGGSNLYRFAPNAPGWTDPSSFIAMALVFLPEIDAVLTALGQAALTAIGIGAVLSLSGDTSKEKSQAKAQVKAGACHGNCKSSKKSLHGYKIFDKRTGQIMEYGISGATRTNADYFKMENNSPRMFSISELYLESLLNLLCNEGKNDD encoded by the coding sequence ATGCGCTATTATGAACCTGAGGCCGGTAGGTTTGTGAATCAGGATCCGATTGGGTTGTGGGGTGGTAGTAACCTTTATCGGTTTGCACCTAATGCGCCAGGATGGACTGATCCCTCTAGTTTTATAGCTATGGCATTAGTTTTCTTACCAGAAATAGATGCTGTTTTAACTGCTTTAGGGCAAGCTGCACTAACAGCAATTGGCATTGGAGCAGTTTTAAGTCTAAGTGGTGATACTTCAAAAGAGAAAAGTCAGGCTAAAGCACAGGTAAAGGCAGGCGCTTGTCATGGAAACTGTAAAAGTTCAAAAAAGTCTCTGCACGGATATAAAATTTTCGATAAAAGAACGGGGCAAATAATGGAATATGGTATCAGCGGAGCAACTAGAACAAATGCAGATTACTTTAAAATGGAAAATAATTCGCCGAGGATGTTTTCTATATCAGAATTGTATTTGGAATCCTTACTAAATCTCCTATGTAACGAAGGAAAAAACGATGATTAA
- a CDS encoding MurR/RpiR family transcriptional regulator yields MFSYEVVASFNDLENAIYTTILENENISSMTIKELAQLAHVSVGTVQRFCKHLGFDGYSHFKIAYKEYLKNEQIILNNQDNHSLKLFIDYTEQDTFLQLIMEAVAILKNVEQIVFVGIGSSGTLGRYGARYFSNIGKFSMCIEDPWQPVLQNSMEKTCVIALSESGETSQTLKIVQKLKEKGCPVIAITNTLESTLSRLSDCSITYHVPQLFLNGFNITTQVPVIFIIEMLMKQLYTTKA; encoded by the coding sequence ATGTTTAGTTATGAGGTTGTAGCAAGTTTTAACGACTTAGAAAATGCTATTTATACAACTATTTTAGAAAATGAAAATATATCCTCTATGACAATCAAGGAATTGGCCCAACTTGCACATGTATCAGTTGGAACCGTACAACGATTTTGCAAGCATCTAGGATTTGATGGATATAGCCATTTTAAGATTGCTTATAAAGAATATTTAAAAAATGAGCAAATTATTTTAAACAATCAAGACAATCATTCTTTGAAGTTATTCATTGATTATACTGAGCAAGATACTTTTTTGCAGCTGATTATGGAGGCTGTGGCAATCTTAAAGAACGTTGAACAGATTGTTTTTGTCGGAATTGGTTCCTCTGGAACTTTAGGTCGATATGGAGCGCGCTATTTTTCAAATATTGGCAAATTTAGTATGTGTATTGAAGATCCTTGGCAACCAGTGCTACAAAACAGTATGGAAAAAACTTGTGTCATTGCCTTATCCGAATCTGGTGAGACTTCTCAAACATTGAAAATTGTACAAAAATTAAAGGAAAAAGGTTGTCCAGTTATTGCCATCACAAATACATTGGAATCAACATTGTCAAGGCTATCTGATTGCTCCATAACCTATCATGTTCCTCAATTATTTTTAAATGGGTTTAATATTACGACGCAGGTACCTGTTATTTTCATTATTGAAATGTTAATGAAACAACTATATACTACAAAAGCATAA
- a CDS encoding MurR/RpiR family transcriptional regulator: MNLFDYHKVKGLNNSELSVYNFILQHRDKVATMTIRELSTSINLSTTTIIRFAKKMGFDSYNDLKYVLSRSEDKENKHRHYFPIDIPAIQFLQTSVQDEALKKQLSEIADLIVQAKQVIFLGVGTSLSLAEYGSYLFSGIGIFSFAITNPFYSLKLHHSNLEDVLVIALSVSGETEEVLTLVQGFKERNAKIVSLTNTDISTLSQLSDINLSYFMPVAYADSSLRSTNLTTQIPVVYFLESLRYQVYLKK; this comes from the coding sequence ATGAATTTATTTGATTATCATAAAGTAAAAGGGCTAAATAATAGTGAATTAAGCGTGTATAATTTTATATTGCAACATAGAGATAAAGTTGCTACGATGACTATCAGAGAGCTATCGACATCTATAAATCTATCGACAACAACCATCATTCGTTTTGCGAAAAAGATGGGATTTGATAGCTACAATGATTTAAAGTATGTCTTGTCAAGGTCAGAAGATAAGGAAAATAAACATCGTCACTACTTTCCTATTGATATTCCAGCAATACAATTTTTACAGACTAGTGTTCAAGATGAAGCTTTAAAAAAACAACTATCAGAGATAGCAGACTTGATCGTTCAAGCCAAACAAGTTATCTTTTTAGGGGTGGGTACTAGTCTAAGTTTGGCAGAATATGGCTCATATCTTTTTTCTGGAATCGGTATTTTTAGCTTTGCTATCACTAACCCATTTTATTCTCTGAAATTGCATCATTCTAATTTGGAGGATGTTTTGGTTATTGCTCTAAGTGTCAGCGGTGAGACAGAAGAAGTTCTAACTCTGGTACAGGGATTCAAAGAAAGAAATGCTAAGATTGTTAGTCTGACAAATACAGATATTTCCACTTTATCACAGCTATCGGATATAAATTTATCCTACTTTATGCCAGTTGCCTATGCAGATTCCTCGCTACGTTCCACTAATTTGACCACTCAGATTCCAGTTGTCTATTTTTTAGAATCCTTACGTTACCAAGTTTATTTAAAAAAATAG
- a CDS encoding 6-phospho-beta-glucosidase has translation MAKIPEGFLWGGAVAAHQIEGGYDKGGKGISIADVMTVGSASHSRQITDGVLPDEYYPNHDAIDFYRTYKDDIQLFAEMGFKCFRTSIAWTRIFPNGDEEEPNEEGLKFYDDLFDQLLAHQIEPVITLSHFEMPYHLVTKYGAWRNRKLIDFFVRFAKVVMERYKDKVKYWMTFNEINNQGAINVPWCSWTNSGVIYQEDENPVEVLQQVIHYQSVASAKVVQLGRKINKNFKIGCMLAMVPFYPNTCDTKDILASQKAMEHRLFHYGDLHVFGERPYYIEAFCRKNNIKLDIIPEDLETLKEGCVDNIGLSYYMSDTVTATASEETEELFKDVYTKKNPYIESSDWGWQIDPEGLRYSLNLLYDRYHCPLFIVENGFGAYDKVEPDGIHDSYRIDYLKQHIEQMMLAIEEDGVNVIGYTPWGCIDIVSAGTGEMEKRYGFIYVDKNNNGEGTLQRMKKDSFTWYQKVIASNGNEL, from the coding sequence ATGGCAAAAATACCAGAAGGCTTTTTATGGGGTGGGGCAGTTGCTGCTCACCAAATTGAAGGAGGATATGATAAAGGTGGAAAAGGCATTTCGATAGCCGATGTGATGACAGTTGGAAGTGCTAGCCACTCTCGACAGATTACTGATGGCGTCTTACCTGACGAATATTATCCGAATCATGATGCAATAGATTTTTACAGAACCTATAAGGACGATATACAATTATTCGCTGAGATGGGATTTAAGTGTTTTCGAACTTCGATTGCCTGGACTCGTATCTTCCCAAATGGAGATGAAGAAGAACCTAACGAAGAAGGGTTGAAATTTTATGATGATTTATTTGATCAGCTTCTAGCTCATCAAATTGAACCGGTCATCACACTCAGTCACTTTGAAATGCCCTATCATCTAGTTACTAAGTATGGTGCTTGGCGTAATCGCAAGTTGATTGATTTCTTTGTTCGTTTTGCGAAAGTCGTCATGGAACGATATAAGGACAAAGTTAAGTATTGGATGACCTTTAACGAGATCAATAATCAAGGTGCAATTAATGTTCCTTGGTGCTCATGGACTAATTCTGGTGTCATTTATCAAGAAGATGAAAATCCAGTTGAGGTACTACAGCAGGTTATCCATTATCAGTCAGTGGCTTCTGCAAAAGTTGTACAATTGGGTCGGAAAATCAATAAAAATTTCAAAATTGGTTGTATGCTGGCAATGGTACCATTTTACCCGAATACATGTGATACAAAAGATATACTTGCTAGCCAGAAGGCAATGGAGCATCGTTTATTTCACTATGGAGATCTTCATGTTTTTGGAGAGCGTCCTTACTATATTGAGGCCTTTTGTCGAAAAAATAATATCAAACTGGATATTATACCAGAAGATCTAGAAACTCTAAAAGAAGGTTGTGTAGATAATATTGGCTTGAGTTACTATATGAGTGATACAGTGACTGCTACAGCATCTGAGGAAACAGAAGAACTTTTCAAAGATGTTTACACTAAGAAAAACCCCTATATTGAATCAAGCGATTGGGGTTGGCAGATAGACCCTGAGGGATTACGCTATAGCTTAAATCTTTTATACGATCGCTATCACTGTCCGCTTTTTATAGTTGAAAATGGATTCGGTGCTTATGATAAGGTAGAGCCTGATGGAATCCATGATTCTTACCGCATTGATTACCTCAAACAACACATTGAACAAATGATGTTAGCGATTGAAGAAGATGGCGTAAATGTCATTGGTTATACCCCTTGGGGCTGTATCGATATTGTTAGTGCTGGTACAGGTGAAATGGAGAAGCGTTATGGCTTTATCTATGTCGATAAGAATAATAATGGCGAAGGAACTTTGCAACGAATGAAGAAAGATTCCTTTACATGGTATCAAAAAGTGATTGCATCAAATGGAAACGAATTATAA
- a CDS encoding PTS sugar transporter subunit IIB, which translates to MNIGLFCAAGMSTSILVERMKEAAQKKGKDATIAAYSISELEQRVGDIDVALLGPQVGFQLEKAKEICASHNVPVEVIAMADYGTANGMAVLKQAYMMKK; encoded by the coding sequence ATGAATATTGGATTGTTTTGTGCAGCAGGTATGTCAACAAGTATTTTGGTTGAGCGTATGAAAGAAGCGGCTCAGAAAAAAGGGAAAGATGCAACAATTGCAGCTTATTCCATCAGTGAATTGGAACAAAGAGTTGGAGATATTGATGTGGCTCTATTAGGCCCACAGGTTGGTTTCCAACTTGAAAAAGCAAAAGAAATTTGTGCTTCTCACAATGTTCCTGTAGAAGTGATTGCAATGGCTGATTATGGTACTGCAAACGGTATGGCAGTTCTTAAACAAGCTTACATGATGAAAAAATAA
- a CDS encoding PTS sugar transporter subunit IIC — protein MKDKLIKKFVDRMMAFVNTKGVTAIKDGIVFSMPLLIVGSIFLILANLPVPALATMLETSGITPVLNQAIGATFNISAIVTVIGIAYTYAKLEKQEPLGAGVIALAVFLLIQPSSLISKNGDVVGNIILKDWTSGKGMIGAIIVGLIVGASYSWFLKKNIKIKMPDGVPTGVANAFSALIPATVIITAATIFVGLVEQLFKVTTIEVIYNLIQTPMQGLTDSLFGAVLMCFLVPFLWMFGVHGSTVVGGIMSGLLQANALENQAILDKGLELNLANGGHIVTIQFFDQFINVTGAGITIGLVVYMVAFAKSKQLKILGRLEMVPAIFNINEPVLFGLPIVMNPVLATPFILTPILSCIIQYSAIYFGLTPMYGAVQVPWTCPPIISGFIIGGWKTALLQTLILVMSFFVYYPFIKQMDKQALQAVIQETSDLEDEDW, from the coding sequence ATGAAGGATAAACTGATTAAAAAGTTTGTTGATAGGATGATGGCCTTTGTCAATACCAAAGGTGTAACAGCGATAAAAGATGGTATTGTTTTCTCTATGCCATTGTTGATTGTTGGCTCCATCTTTCTTATCTTGGCCAATCTTCCAGTTCCAGCTCTAGCAACGATGTTAGAAACTAGTGGTATTACCCCTGTTCTCAATCAAGCAATTGGTGCAACCTTTAATATCAGTGCGATTGTAACAGTCATTGGGATTGCGTATACCTATGCTAAGCTAGAAAAACAGGAGCCGCTTGGGGCAGGTGTCATTGCCCTAGCAGTTTTCTTGCTAATCCAGCCCTCCAGTTTGATTTCTAAAAATGGGGATGTAGTTGGTAACATTATTCTGAAGGATTGGACTTCCGGGAAAGGGATGATTGGTGCCATTATCGTTGGTTTGATAGTAGGAGCAAGCTATTCTTGGTTTTTGAAGAAAAATATCAAAATCAAAATGCCAGATGGCGTACCAACTGGTGTAGCCAACGCATTTTCAGCCTTGATTCCTGCTACTGTTATTATCACAGCGGCAACGATCTTTGTCGGACTTGTTGAACAATTGTTTAAGGTCACAACGATTGAAGTGATTTATAATCTTATTCAAACACCAATGCAAGGCTTGACTGACTCATTGTTTGGTGCGGTGCTTATGTGTTTCCTTGTACCATTCTTATGGATGTTTGGGGTGCACGGCTCAACTGTAGTTGGTGGCATCATGAGTGGCTTGCTACAGGCGAATGCTTTGGAAAACCAAGCCATTTTAGATAAGGGCCTAGAATTAAATCTAGCCAATGGCGGTCATATTGTGACGATTCAATTTTTTGATCAATTTATCAATGTTACAGGTGCCGGGATTACGATTGGTTTGGTAGTTTACATGGTTGCATTTGCAAAATCAAAACAACTAAAAATTCTTGGACGTCTTGAAATGGTTCCAGCCATCTTTAATATCAATGAGCCGGTGCTCTTTGGTTTGCCGATTGTAATGAATCCAGTTTTAGCAACTCCCTTTATATTAACGCCTATTTTATCTTGTATCATCCAGTATTCAGCGATTTATTTTGGACTGACACCTATGTATGGTGCCGTTCAAGTTCCGTGGACTTGTCCTCCAATTATTTCAGGATTTATCATCGGTGGTTGGAAAACAGCCTTGTTGCAAACACTTATTTTGGTTATGTCTTTCTTTGTTTATTATCCGTTTATTAAACAGATGGATAAACAAGCTTTACAAGCTGTAATACAAGAAACAAGCGATTTAGAAGATGAAGATTGGTAA
- a CDS encoding PTS lactose/cellobiose transporter subunit IIA has protein sequence MDEKVLEVCFQIITYVGTAKSMYINAIQLAKQGEFEQAKDRIKQGEEAFVQGHNAHHSLLTKEMNGELSETGLLLMHAEDQLMSAEGFRTIAEEFIAVYKRFEEGK, from the coding sequence ATGGACGAAAAAGTACTCGAAGTGTGTTTTCAAATTATCACCTATGTAGGAACAGCAAAATCTATGTACATCAATGCTATTCAATTGGCTAAGCAGGGTGAATTCGAGCAGGCTAAAGATAGAATTAAACAAGGCGAAGAAGCATTTGTACAGGGACACAATGCTCACCACTCACTTTTGACAAAAGAAATGAATGGGGAATTAAGCGAAACAGGTCTACTTCTGATGCATGCTGAGGATCAGTTAATGAGTGCAGAAGGTTTTCGAACGATTGCTGAGGAATTTATAGCAGTCTATAAACGCTTTGAGGAAGGTAAATAG
- a CDS encoding CPBP family intramembrane glutamic endopeptidase, whose amino-acid sequence MTEIDKKNLKNYLYCTFGITYIAWGILAIFTQSYILGLETFIGRILHIVGALGPAIASGFYLKSNNIKFKHFLFNKIENSSIYFIYHMLAILILFSVSSLELNGVSIYLMPLFFIQLIFFGGGHEELGWRGILQPLLDKKYTYWQSNLIVGSIWGIWHLPLWFIVGESHQGFPFILFFIYTLFLSFVLGLLYRQTKSVGYCLLFHAFANLLNLYFVLKINLIFIIIFIGYLIYTILASNRISKETTF is encoded by the coding sequence ATGACAGAAATTGACAAAAAGAATTTAAAAAATTATCTTTATTGTACATTTGGAATTACTTATATAGCTTGGGGGATTCTTGCCATCTTTACTCAATCTTATATTTTGGGATTAGAGACATTTATAGGAAGAATATTACATATAGTTGGTGCACTTGGACCAGCTATTGCAAGTGGCTTTTATTTAAAAAGTAATAATATAAAATTTAAACATTTTTTATTTAATAAGATAGAAAATAGTAGTATTTATTTCATTTATCATATGTTAGCAATTTTGATACTATTTTCTGTATCTTCCTTAGAATTAAACGGAGTATCCATTTATCTGATGCCATTATTCTTTATACAACTAATTTTTTTTGGTGGTGGACATGAAGAATTAGGATGGAGAGGAATATTACAGCCATTACTTGATAAAAAATATACTTATTGGCAATCTAATTTGATTGTAGGTTCAATCTGGGGAATTTGGCATCTGCCTTTATGGTTTATAGTCGGAGAAAGTCATCAAGGATTTCCTTTCATTTTATTTTTTATATATACATTATTTTTAAGTTTTGTTTTAGGGCTTCTTTATCGTCAAACGAAATCTGTGGGGTACTGTCTATTATTTCATGCGTTCGCAAATTTGTTAAATCTCTATTTTGTGTTAAAAATTAATCTTATTTTTATTATCATTTTTATTGGTTATTTGATTTATACTATATTGGCGAGTAATAGAATTAGTAAGGAAACAACATTTTAA